The following proteins come from a genomic window of Puntigrus tetrazona isolate hp1 chromosome 15, ASM1883169v1, whole genome shotgun sequence:
- the LOC122359354 gene encoding olfactory receptor 52D1-like, giving the protein MENGTNFTSIRLTGYLNLEFKMKYFLFAVITVLYSTILFANSFLIGVICSAKALHKPMYVFLCSLFVNELYGSTALFPSLQVNLIWNSNEISLIYCYLQIFCLYTYEMIEFCNLAVMSFDRYVSICYPLQYNRIMTPFRVGVLIVLVWSYCFVQFFILLCFNFKLQLCGNIIEKVWCDNYMLVKLACSKTTLNNTYGLYVIVMTALIPLMLIIYSYTRILKICLSSTKEAKQKALSTCAPHIISLLNFSLGCFFETIQSRFDNIRMPALLRVIVSVYFLMCQPVLNPILYGMRLKNIRQVCKNLVASKVGIT; this is encoded by the coding sequence ATGGAAAATGGTACAAATTTTACATCCATCAGGCTGACTGGATATCTTAATTTGGAATTCAAGATGAAGTACTTCTTGTTTGCTGTGATAACGGTTCTGTATTCAACAATCCTGTTTGCCAATAGCTTTCTGATTGGTGTCATCTGTTCAGCAAAAGCCCTTCATAAACCAATGTATGTTTTTCTCTGTAGTCTGTTTGTTAATGAATTGTATGGCAGCACAGCTTTATTTCCTTCCCTTCAAGTTAATCTTATTTGGAATAGCAATGAAATTTCTCTCATTTATTGTTACCTGCAGATATTTTGCTTGTATACATATGAAATGATAGAATTTTGTAATTTAGCAGTTATGTCTTTTGATAGATATGTGTCGATCTGTTATCCATTGCAGTATAACAGAATCATGACCCCTTTTAGGGTGGGTGTGTTAATTGTATTGGTGTGGTCATACTGCTTTGTtcaatttttcattcttttatgttttaattttaaattgcaactcTGTGGAAACATTATTGAAAAAGTATGGTGCGACAATTATATGCTCGTGAAACTTGCTTGTTCGAAAACCACTTTGAATAACACTTACGGCCTTTATGTTATCGTGATGACAGCATTGATCCCACTGAtgctaatcatttattcatatacaagaattctaaaaatatgtttgagtTCTACTAAAGAAGCTAAACAGAAGGCTCTAAGCACCTGTGCACCACACATCATAtctcttttaaacttttctttggGCTGCTTTTTTGAAACAATCCAAAGCAGGTTTGATAATATCAGAATGCCAGCTTTGTTACGTGTAATCGTTTCAGTCTATTTCTTGATGTGTCAGCCAGTGCTTAACCCTATTCTGTATGGAATGAGACTTAAAAATATCAGGCAAGTGTGTAAAAATCTAGTTGCATCAAAAGTAggtattacataa